The sequence below is a genomic window from Salvia miltiorrhiza cultivar Shanhuang (shh) unplaced genomic scaffold, IMPLAD_Smil_shh fragScaff_scaffold_170:::fragment_2:::debris, whole genome shotgun sequence.
aatattttttttgttattttgatcaATTTGCAAGAATTGTGGTATTCAGATTTACCAAAAAGGCAAAAATCCAACGCTTAATTGCCTAATATGATGTCCTTTTGTGGGATCTTCATTCAAAAGCCAAAACACATTTcccaaaattttattaaaattctactccctccgccccacaaatcttgacatgtttggtttcggcacgagaattaagaaattgtagattagtgtttttaAGTGTATATGTAATAAAGTATGAGATAGCAGTTCGGATCCTCTGTACCAAAAGCCTGTCCCACTCCATGTCCCAAACCTAATACTACACCGTTTTGAGGGCAAATTATTTACTCCCTTCTAATCTCCTAAATCTGTTCAGATATCAGCTCGGCTTAGTCAAGCTGTAAATCTACATCTTCCTCTTTCCTTCTCCAACACAAATATTCCATTCAGGAAGATTTCTTTCTCCACcgaaaaatgaggaatttatcTGCTGCACAGGATTTGACTATGGATATCCAAAATCAGTATTTCTTTTGCTTCGATTTCTTATTATTCTTCTTCACAAACTTTCATACtctattttttatgattttattctTCCACAAGAATCAACTTAGTGGAAAGGAACCAGAGGAGATGAATCAATTAACTGGAAAGGAATTGGAGAAGATTACATTCTTGATTTTGTAACTATCAAGGAGTGATTCATTTGTTAAATGTGGCTTTGGAGCTGGCGAGGAGGGACCTCTTGTTCAACCCAATCAGAAAACATACACGCAGGTGGAATTTAGGCCGAATAGAAAAGGATTTCCATTGAGTAGTTTCATCAAACAGATGGAGTGCAATGCGAAGTTGAAGGCAGATGTTTGGGAAATAGTAGAAAGAAGAGACCTTGTTGAGGATTTGGTCGGGTTGGCGAAGACGGATGGGTGTGGAGAGTGTTAAAAGAGGGGTGTTGTTTCTGGGAAGCGAGGATGAAGACGACGGTCGCGATCTGGGGAGATTGGAATCCAGAGAGATGGAGAGGTTTCTGGCGGATTTTCTGACACAAGCTGTTATTAGATTCCAGAGAGATGGAGAGGTTTCTGACAGTAAAGTGCAGGCGAAATTAGATCTAGGGTTGACGGCGCCGTTCGCCCTGAAATTGAAGACGACGGTCGCAATCTGGGGAGATGTCTCCGACCACAGGGGAGGGCGAGGGCAGAGCCGACCCACCACCGCCACCACATGGAAGCAGCCACATGTGGATGTAGATTTACGGCTTGAATAAGCCGACCTGATATCTGAACAGATTTAGGAGATTAAAAGGGAGTAAATAATCTGCCCTCAAAACGGTGTAGTATTAGGTTGGGGACATGGAGTGGGACAGGCTTTTGGTACAGAGGATCCGAActgtatgagagagaaggtaataaaagtgataaagtaggaaatagaatgtaataattattaccttatttgaaaatgtgtcaagattcgtggacggcccaaaaagaaatgcgtgtcaaaattcgtgggacgaagggagtacttcCTAAACCACACCACAGTTTTTTGTAGAGAAAGGGAACATATAACTTATCAAATTacccttaaaataaaatttgcaataaaaatataatagacAATCTATATTTCCTACCCaatttctctaaaaaaaaattatttcctaCCCAATACACTTTTAACATTAGTATAAATTAATACTATCCCCATAAAacaattaaaacttaaaatctAAAAagaacattttttaaaattgcaaTTTCGTGAACAAGGTTAAATGTAATAGCCTTATAACATAAAcattatgatatttaaagcaaTAATATAGATTTGATACTCTATctaaaaaatagagataaaaagaAGGAAACATCATCACCAAGTATATTTGCGCTTGTCCCGTCAAGAATAGTAAACAAGATCTGAATTCTTAAAGTATCTTCTAAAGTAGGGATTatagtcaaaaaaaaaaaaaaaatacacgaactttgataaaagttgcaattttcacctgaactttcaaattggccaaaatatatctgaacttatattttttgttgtaaatttcacctcgacggagttcaatcattgcaagttcaggtgaaatttacaacaaaaaatatacgttcaggtatattttggctaatttgaaagttcaggtgaaaattgcaacttttatcaaagttcgtgtattttttggctataatccctctAAAGTATTATAAAGGCATGGTAAATTATTACACTATGCTCACTGTAGAATactccaataataataataataataataataataataataataataataataataataaattaaattgaacctagacattttaaaaatattgtataaCTAGTGTTAGAAATAAGCTCTGATAATGTCATATGCTTGTCCTTATTTTTGTCCCAATTTACAACTTCAAACTATATAATATAcagaataatattttaataaatatatatgcttAGTATATTCCGTACTGTTAATAGACTAATAGTAAAATATTACTTAATTTAAAAAAGTGTAAGCTTAGAAAATTAGAAAATGACTATGTCAGGCAAATTGGAGCGTAAAGTAACGCGAACCCTTGCTGTCTGGTCATTTTATTGTTTTAGTGTGGAAAACCCAAAATTTGTGGTCTCGCTCTCGCATAACAAAAGTTGAGTACTGGTTGTTTACCACAAAGATTTTATAACCTGTCTCACGAATCTTTAAAATAAATTGTAAAATACCCTCTAATCCAGTATGTAATAAAAAATGGTATGTTTATTTTTCTCAAGTTCTATTCAATATTTAAACATATAGTAATTCTCTGAATACTGTATAATATACAAATATCAAGATTCGAAGTTTTAAGGATTCTGATATTATTGGAAGCCGAAGTTATAATATGAAGTTGATGATGCAAAACTAGAGTTAGGACATGATTTAGGCATCACGAGAAGCCACACTAGATGCTGCAGACAACATTCAGGTATTTAGCATATGCATGTTTCACAACTGAGCTGCCTCTGTATCAAACAGGTTGGATTAATAAATAATCTTTATCCACCTTGCTTCGGTTCTTTAGGAAGATGAGTGATTATTTCAATTATTAGAAACTGGAAACAACACGAtcaaatattaaacaaaatttaCAACTCCGAATGAAGTTCTGTTTCATCAGGAAAAAAACTAGTGAATTCCAAATGCAAACTACACGTACAAGTAGTAAGACATATCATGTATATCACCAACATtacaaaatataaacaaactCAATGGGGATGACGGCCAGAAAAGAATAATATATGATGATGGTGATGATGGCCGCCCCATTTATTTGTGATGAAGAGAAACACATATGGGAAGAGCTCTAAATACACAAAAGAATCGATAATCCATACCCAAACAAATCCACACCAGACACAGCGTTGCGTTGATCTTACTACCAACTCAAAGCAAATTCCAACTGAAACTAGGTTGAGCTGGACGAATGCTGCTGCTTTTTTCCGTTGTACTGGAGGTTGAAGGGCCGCCTAAAAATGGATTCGAGGTAGAATCAAAAGTCTCCCATTGTGTTGTTATCACCACAGAAGTAGCGGAGCCCGAGTGCCTTGCAGGTTGATGTTCATCATGCTGCTTTGGTGAATCACAGTCGATCAATGAATCCCCCAAGGAATGCCGAGGTTGTTGGTGAGTAGGCGAAGAAGACACCTCACCATTCGAGGGCTTCTGCTGCTGCGATGAAACTTGGTTTCCAGTGCCGCTGGGCATTGATGAATTCTTGAGCTTTATCAGATCAAGCTTCTCTACAAGCTTCTGTATTCTTCTCACCTATAAAAATTCAACAACAAATGGAACATTCAAGAATCAGCTTCTAACAGACCACACATTCTCGAGTATAATAAACTACAACTACCTGCATTTTCCTCTGTAATTTGACATCACCATCAGCAACGACGCCGTCCAACTTGAGCAATTGATTCATCAACAGCTCAATGAGGTTCAGTATATCCTTCTCCACCAGTTTCCCGCCTTTAGAAATCACAGTTTCGAGAGCAGACGCCTACCCCAATCATCATACAAAATACAATACAAATTACACGGTGTTTCAAGCACTCAATTAAATGGATGAAGGAAGCAATTACCTGcgcagccagcctatcgacctcCAAGCTGATATCTGATAGCGTTTTTGCAGCCTTCTCCATTTTAGCATTCTTCCTCATCTCTAGGAAGCGTTTCTCCTTGCTAATGGCATCCTCTTCCAACACCAATTTGGACTTGTCCTTCACTCCGGCACTGTCTAGATACGCACTCGAATTCCTCTCTTTATCCTTGTAAAACAGCTTCTGATCCTGGTGGTGCAGTCCCGTTGGCCCTGACAGCATCTTCTTCAACTCCCCTAAATTCACTCACATAAACACACATCAAAAAAATTGGAAACAAACGTATAAAAGCAAGAATCCCAATCACGATCAGGAAATTACCAAAGGTTGATTGGGAGCTGATACGGAGTTCATGATAAATGGAACCGTATTTGACGCGGACGCGAATGGTGGGAGGCGGCACGCGCCTCTCGTCGCCGTCCGTACGCTTCTGGACCAGCATTCCGCCGGGCCTGAGCTCCCACTCTTTGTCCACGCCTCTGCCGGCGTTAAAATCCGGCGGTAACGTTTCATTCTTAGTCCTCATCCGCATCATCTTCGATCACAGCAACCAGGAGATATTAATTAGCCGCGGAAAGACGGTTGAAATCCCGAGAATTTTTGGAATTCAGTAGATCAAAAAACAAAGAGCATTGACTGCGAGTTGATCCCACACGGTTTGGCTCGCGCATCACAAAAGAGAAACCCTCGCGAGACAAAGGCGAAAGCTTCACAAATTTCTGAATCTCAACATCACACCAATACAACGTAGCATCCACGCGTCTGAATATATCGCAAATTCGTAATCCTAATTAGTGGGTGAGTAACCGTAACTAACTACAGGAAATCACCAAGTAAAATGGGACAAAGATTTAGTTTGAACTCGAATggggaaaaaaggaaaaaaaaaagtcaaaccCGGGAATCTCGAGTGTTCGGGAAAGATCGGCGGAGACGAGACTCCGGCCGGAGAAAGGCTCTCAATTGCGTTGAATTGAGGCTGAATTGCCGAAAAGAATTCAAAAATAATCAGATCTCTCACAAAAAATCCGGAATGTAGAAAGAATCAGTTTAGCGCGTGAAATCTGTCAATAATATCGAATCTCCGTATCTTGAAACTCCAAGGGAAATTCCCAGAAAAAACAATGCCCGCACTGGAAAACTATAACGGGAAAAGATTAAGTGAATATGGAGTTGGTTCCTGCgtgctttctctctctctgcaaGGCTGGAGAAACAAGacgcgaagagagagagagagagagagagagagagaggaacgAAATGTAAAGATATAAAAATTGTATGGACAGCGAACACAACACAGCAATGAGGTCAGATTATTGAATTAGGAGCTTCTTCTTCTAATCACCAAAAATAAATTGCGATAATCAGACTTATTATAAGCAAAAAAAAGAAGACCCACTAAAGCCGCCGACGCCTCTTGTTAATAATTGGTAAAAGCTACAGTTGAAGACGCAAGCTGTAATTTGAAGTTTCTTGCTCAATATTATCGCGCcatcaaaaaaatttaataatatggAAATTTCGTTTAAACTATTCCCCTAAAATGGATTTTAAGCAAAGTGCTCACAATACAAGTTTGATTGAACTTTTTTGCCCCATTTTTAATGGAAATTACGTGCAGTAAATATTTAGTAAATACACTGTCTTTGTCGGATAGTCCAATTGAAATATTAActgaaattcatatatttatttcaaaCAGTTTGTACATCAAATCCTTTCCAGAGTACTTATTTATCAATTTAATGACTATTTTATTATGCACTCACTTAATTTTTAATCACTTTGTAATTACTGGGTGCAGTTGGCTCTATATTAACTTATGAAATTCAATCTCTGCTGTAGTAGCCTAGTCGTGTAGTGTTAAAATACGTAACCGACTGTCTCGAAATTGATCCCATTACCAATTTTGAAAATTACGAAATAATGAGCTAATATAATTCTTCAATCATgactacatttttttattaaaaaagtgaATTAATGTTTTGGATATATCATTTAGGCGTCATTTTTTAATGTTATGAATCTATTACCAGATTCCAAATCTTCTTATTAATCCTATATCTTTTAAAATGTTGTAATGTCAGTAATGACCTTTTAATTTACTGTACTGTAATATTAATGCAGTGTTAGTTGCATCGACCCATTGTTTTGGCACGCCCAATTTTCTCTGCCATGCTATTAAAATTCCACATTAGTCAAGGAGCGATAGTTGACTTGCAAAAATCATAAAAGTTGTAACTGATGATGCAATTTATCACAATatacaattaaaaattaattttggatAATGCAATTAATCATACAATGACCAAACTATCTTCAAAGCAACTTGTATGTTTCGTATATAGTTGAAATGATGGTATATATTCACGTTTACAATTGCTACCCTAAAATCTCAaacacattgattttttatattttttttttcatagatTTCCTATGCATTAACGTCGCGATCACAATCGTTCTGAacttaatttgatatattagtACAATATAGCTGTTCTAAGGAAATCAATAAAATAGAAAGATCTCCATAAAAAAAGATGATGCATTATTTTTTATCGGAGGCTCGTCCGAACCAGGGATGAAACTGACCAACAAGAATGAggtttaaattaattctcttatAAATGTGACAAACACATGAGAACACATGTatagtattttaattataatatatttacatgCATAATCAACATCTTTTAGTACTGCTAAAAGCATATGAGTCATAATAAACATGACTTTTAAGGGAAACTAAgaacaaaatattaattaaggATCATAAGATATGTCTCAATTGAAGCTTCTGTTatcaaataaatatatgtaCATGTATGTAAATGAAAGAAGACCAACTAACATATTGATAAACATGAATTTTCTATGTGGAATTaggaattttaattaattcgTTAACATCCATGGGTACTTGTATTATCAATTCTTAAAATGACATTCAAGCACTTGCGATGGTGTCATAACTTAATAGGgttaaaaaatcaataataactTCATATATACATGATACATCATACTATATGATGATAACCTAATAACATCATACTATCGTAATAGAAAAAGGAAAGCCCACCATAACTAGAGGGTGAGATGTGAATTGAATTGCAAAAACATatctaacaaaaataatttaaaattttaacggACAAATACACCAGGAAtcattcttaaaaaaaaaaacaataaaaaaaataacaagataaAATTGTGTACATGTGTTGGCCTAGCAGTAGGTGATTAATACTCAAAGCTTGAGGTCCTGGGTTGGAGACCACTGTCGTGCAGTCTTTAAATTTCcttatttacttgtgtaatttaaaaaaaaaaagataatttttttggcACTTACGAGCTCACTCAgtaaatttcattaaataataattaaataaatattaattaattaatactagaTGAGTGGCTTTTACTATTGCACGAGCAAAAGAGAATACCATCTCAAATAACAATGAAatggattatatatatattcacaaaTTCCAAATCTTTTCATCTTTTTGGATTGTGGAATTAGCGTCATATATGGGTAAACTTGTCActtaaaaaatgaattatatcaatattttttaaatcgaATTCATCATATGTAACTTGTtagttttttttcatttatgaaaactCACATCTACTGTATCTACTGTTTTTAGTGCGTATTGAATGAACTCATGTTTTCTGTAGATGTAgtacatttatattttttttataactaGTGTACCTCTCGTGCATTGCGCGCGATGATTGTGATTTTAGACTCACTTAAGTTATTCGTACGCTTTATAATTATCAATATAAACTAATGAATTTAAATTTGatacaaaatttattatttgcaaagtgatgtaattttttaaaacaaacaatgtaatttatataaaaatataacatgtttatatatatatatatatatatatatgtgtgcggGTTccagtgag
It includes:
- the LOC131002643 gene encoding BAG family molecular chaperone regulator 3-like, whose product is MMRMRTKNETLPPDFNAGRGVDKEWELRPGGMLVQKRTDGDERRVPPPTIRVRVKYGSIYHELRISSQSTFGELKKMLSGPTGLHHQDQKLFYKDKERNSSAYLDSAGVKDKSKLVLEEDAISKEKRFLEMRKNAKMEKAAKTLSDISLEVDRLAAQASALETVISKGGKLVEKDILNLIELLMNQLLKLDGVVADGDVKLQRKMQVRRIQKLVEKLDLIKLKNSSMPSGTGNQVSSQQQKPSNGEVSSSPTHQQPRHSLGDSLIDCDSPKQHDEHQPARHSGSATSVVITTQWETFDSTSNPFLGGPSTSSTTEKSSSIRPAQPSFSWNLL